The Sedimentibacter sp. zth1 DNA segment TTCCTTTAATTTTTTCTTTACATCTTTGATAACTTTGGCATTTTCGGTTACGTCTTCTCCGTAGTTAATTCCATCTCCTCTTGTAATAGCTGTTTTTATCTCTCCGTCTTCATATCTTAATGCCATTGATAATCCATCTATTTTTCTCTCAACAATAAACGTAGGATCAACCAATTCCCTCTTCATATCATTTACAAATTCATAAACTTCTTCTTTTGAGAATACGTCCTGTAAACTAAGCATTGGTACCCTGTGTGCCACTAATACCCCAGCTTCTCTTTTTGCTTTTCCACCTACTTTTTGAGTAGGAGAATCCAATGTAACAAGTTCAGGGTGTTCCTTTTCTATTTTCTTTAGTTTCTGCATTAGCATATCATACTCATAATCAGTTATTTCAGGATTATCTTGATTATAATATTTTTCGTTATGATATCTAATTTGTTCAACTAAACTTCTATATTCATCTATCATAATAACCTCATCTTAATTTTACTATTTTTATGTAGAATTATTTTATTAACTTCCCACATTTTAATACTAGTATTCCCAAATTTATATTTTCTCTATTGGAGCAAAACTCATCATAACTGTTTTCAATCCCTTTTCATCAAAGGCAATAGTAGCTTTTAAATCTTTTCCTTCACCAACCAAAGATACTATCGTTCCAATTCCCCATGCTTTATGTTTTATCTTATCACCTATCATCATTTTATCTGATTTGAGATTTGTAGTTTGTTTCACAGGTTGCTCCTGTAAATATTGATCTATACTAATTTCTTTTATTCCACTGTTAGAAATATCATCTAAATTACTTTTTAAATCTTCAGCTTTTAAATCATCATATACGTCCCTAACCTTTATATCTTCATTAATAAACGAATTACCCGTAAAAAGCGAATTTTTATGATTTTTCTTTTTACTTTTAGAAAAACTATTGAAACTCATTTCTCCGTCATTAAAGTAATCATCAAAATCTCCACTAGATTTTTTATATTTTGACTCTTTTGAATAGGGTTTTGATACAGGTCTATCTAAATATTTAGCTGGAATTTCTTCTATAAATCTTGAAGGTCCACGCATTTCGTGTCTACCATATACCATTCTCTCATTGCTATATGATAAATACAGCCTTTTCTTAGCACGTGTAGCTGCAACATAAAATAGTCTTCTTTCCTCTTCTAAATCCTCGTCTATACCACCATCTCTAATGATAGGAAATGTCATTTCTTCAAGTCCAGCTACCAATACTACGTCATATTCAAGACCTTTAGCACTATGAACAGTTAGTAATGTTACTCTTTCGTTTTCTGTTTCATCTGTTTTATCAGTATCTGATAAAAGAGCAACATGTGCTAAAAAATCCTCTAAAGCATTTTCTTCATATCTTTCTTCAAAGTCTTTAGCAGCGGATAAAAATTCCTGTATATTTTCAAGTCTTGACATGCCCTCAATACTTTGGTCTTCTTCAATCATTTTCTCATACTTAGTATCTTTATACACAGCTTCGATAAACTCATATAGTGATAGAACATCTTTCTTCACCATTAGCATTTCCATCACTTGTATAAAACTCTCTATACCCCTTATTCCAGCGGCTGGAATTTCAAGCTCTTTTGCATCATAACAAGCTTCAAATAAGGATATTTGTTGTTCTGTAGCATATTGAGATAATGACGCAATAGCCTTCGGACCAATTTTTCTTCTTGGTAAATTTATAATCCTCATGAAATTTATATCATCTCTTGAGTTTTGAATAAGCATTAGATATGCCATGATATCTTTTATTTCTTTTCTGCCGTAGAATTTAAGTCCTCCTACTATTTTGTATGGAATACCTAAAGTAATTAACCCTTCCTCAAGTGCACGAGATTGAGCATTTGCTCTATAAAGAATTGCAATTTCAGAGTATGGTATATCATTTTTATCATATTCCTTTTTAATATTAGAGGCAATCATAAAGGCTTCTTCTTTTTCGTTGTCAGTATTGATAAGTGTAATTAAGTCCCCATCATCATCATCAGTATAAAGTTCTTTACCTTTTCTGTTAAAATTATTTTTAATTACACTATTTGCCGCATTCAAAATAATGCTTGTAGAACGATAATTTCTTTCTAGTTTTACAACCTTTGCGTTTTCAAAATCCTTTTCAAAATCAAGTATATTGCTTATATCTGCCCCACGCCATCCGTATATAGATTGGTCATCATCACCAACTACAAATACGTTGTTTTGACCATTTGACTTTTTACCAAGAATTTTGACAAGATTGTATTGAACATTGTTTGTATCCTGATACTCATCAACAAGTATGTATTTAAATCTTTCTTGATAATACTCTTTTATATCCGAATTTGTTTGTAACAGTTTTAATGCTTTAAGTATTAAATCATCGAAATCAAGTGCATTACAAATTTTAAGTTTTTTCTCGTAAAGTGAAAACACCTCACCATAATTTCTTAAAACAAAATTCGCAAAATTTTCCGTCATATATTTTTCAGGTGTATTGCGAAGATTTTTCTCATTGCTTATAACACCCTTAATTGTATTGGCATTGTATTTTTTGGTATCTAAATTCAACTCTTTAATACATGTTTTTATTAAGTTTTTTTGATCATCTGTATCGTAAATTACAAAGTTTCTATCATATCCAAGTCTTTCTATATCTCTTCTTAGTATACGAACACAAATAGAGTGAAATGTTCCTATCCACATTCTATCAACATTATAGTCTATAAGCTGACTTATTCTTTCCTTCATTTCTTTTGCAGCTTTGTTGGTAAATGTTATTGATAATATTTCACCTGGTCGAGCTTTGCCTGTATTGATTAAATTTGATATTCTATGTGTAAGCACGCGAGTTTTACCAGTTCCAGCACCCGCAATTACTAATATTGGTCCTAAATCATGAGAAGCAGCTTCTCTTTGTTTTTCGTTTAAACCTCTTAGTAAATCCATTATTCCTCCCCTAACATTTGTTCTATAAAATATTATATCATAAATTTACATGATAAAAAATATTGAATGTTGTTTAGAAACATGTTTTTGTAAGAAATATAAAGAATTTTGACTTTCTGTAAATCAAGATAAAAAAAGATTTCAATTAAGAAATCTTTTTATTTTTATTCTTTTTCGTAAGCTATCAATATGAAATCTTTTCCTAATTCCATCTTTAGATTATCTTCTTTTTTCTTTAAAGCTAATTTAGCTTTATCATCTAAATTAGCTATTTTAAAGCAATTATTTTTTTTATTTTCGCAACTCATAATAATACCTCCTATTAACCATAAAGTATTATTATTATGCACAATGATTATTTTTTTATTAATAATTTAATATTGTCCCAATAAACCTTTTTTCTTTGCTTTGTTGCAGCAATATTTAAAAACAAACAAACCTATTGAAAAAAACAACACAGAATTAGCTATAAGTATTATGTAATTTTGTATAGAAAATGATAAAAGTGTTGATTCTCCTAAGCTTAATTTATATACCATATTAATTGCAGGTACAAATGGTATAAATATTGATGCTAGCTGAGTTGTATCTATCATTGTTAGACCAATTAAAAAGTACTGAACAAGATTTAATACTGCATTTATCCGCTTAAATATAATAGCTAATCCTCCAAATATAAGTCCTATACCAAACATGCTGAACATTCCAATAAAAAGTATTACTATTATCTGTAAAGCTTTAACATTAATCCACCTTCCTGATGTATACATAGCTAAAAACAATACTACAAAACACATTATAAAATTAATAATTGTTTCACATATTCCCCTAACTATTACAACAGAATGCAATCCTAAATTAGACATGGCTATTTGCTCTAATGTTCCTTTTGACGCATCATTTATTATTGCATATGCAATATTTGCATAAGCCATATACATAACTGTCCATAAAAAATATGCAATTATAAATGTATCTATAGAGCTTCCTATTTTAAGAGGAGAAGAAGATAAAGTATTGCCAAGTATTTTTAAACCAAGAAGCATAGCCATAAATAAAAAGTAAAAAGTTGCTATGTTAGTTAATGTATTAAATTTATACCTTATTAAATCCTGTACTGATTTAACAAATGAAACTTTAAAAAAATAAAACAGCTTTTTCATCAATTATTACCTCCCCTTGTAAGATTTAAGTATACTCTTTCAAAATTTATATAACATTGCTTTATTTCTTTAATTAAAATATTTTGTGATTTTAAAAGCTCTATAATATCATATATTTTTTCTAAATCTAAAATATCAACTTCTATTTTATCTATATTATCTAAATTGTTGTCAATGTAAAAATTATATTGTGTATTTTTAAGAAATTGCATTTTCTCATTTGTTAAGATACCGTTCAAAGATATTTCATATGTCATATTTTTAAACATATCCATTAAATTATTCATAGAATCGTTTGCTATGATTTTTCCGTTGTCTAAGATTATAACATTATCACAGGTCTCCTCAACAAAATTCATATCGTGCGTACTTAATAATACCGTTTTATGTAATTTAGTTGATATTTGTTTAAGGCTGTTCTTAATATCAATACAACTTTCAACATCAAGTCCAAGTGTTGGCTCGTCAAGAATTAATATGTCTGTATCACATACAAGTGTCATTGCTATGGCTACCTTTTGTTGCATTCCTCTTGATAATTTATTTACCAATGTGTTTTTCTTATCACTCAAATTAAAAAAATCCATAAGTTCATCAATTTTAGCATTTATTTTTTTGCCACCCAATCCCCTTAAACCTGCAAAGTATTTTAAATTTTCAACAGGTGTAAGTCTCCAATAAAGATTTCTTGTCCCTTCAAACAAAGCTGCTATCCTATTTATTGATTTTTTATTAGCCTTACCAAATATTTTAATTTGACCACTATCAGGAACAATTAAATTACATATACTTTTTATAGTTGTACTTTTACCAGAACCATTAGGTCCAAGTATGGCTGTAATTTTTCCTTCTTCTACAGAAAAACTGATATCATCAACTGCTTTTGTTTTATTATATTTTTTTATTAAGTTATTAACAGTAATACATTCCATTTTTTACCTCCTTTTTTTATAATATATAATACCATAAACATTTTGTCAAATAATGTCTTATAATGTAAATACTTAAGCCAAATTATAAAAAAGGCAAAAAAAAATTTGCTCATCGCAAATTAATAACTTTCATAATAATATGTTTTTAAAGCTGTGCACCCTTAGGTGGACATAATGCTCCAAGCGCTACTCATGGAGTTAGCTCAAGTTCAGCTACCCCACGTCACACAATGCCTTCCACTTACTGCTGCTTCCTTCCGGACCTGACAGGATTCATGGCGCTTTGTTGCGCAGGACCAAACTCTCAACACTACTTTCATAAGTCAGACCCCAGATTATTATGCCGCGCCAAGGGAATTCAACCTTGCTACAGCGGATTGCAAGTTCAGGGCACCGCTACCTCCCCATCTAGCACAGCTTTATCATATTATCATACATTCATTCAAATGTCAATGTAAACATTAATTTTATAATTAGTATTTTTTCCATTAAGTCATTTATTTTTGCTAATTAATACAAAATTCATCATACCATAAAACAATTTCATTTTTAGCTAATGTTTTCTTTATATCAATTATTCTTTGATTTGTCGAACCTCTGAATTTTAAATTGTTCTTAAAATATTGTTTTTCAAACTTTCCATCAACCAAAACATCACATTGCCTTAAAAGCCCATAAAAATCAGCGCATTCAACTATTTCTTCATACGTATGGCCACTATATAACCATATTGTTTTATTGGTATCTTTCTTTATTTTTTTTGCAAGCTTTGTCAAAGATTTTGCCTGCATCATTGGCTCTCCACCTATAAAAGTTATATTTGTAAAATCATAATTGATTTTTTCATAAGCTTCTTCTATAGTCATAGGTGTTCCTTTTTTCATATCCCACCAATCTTTGTTATGACAATCCTCACAATGAATATCACAACCACTAACATATAATGATGTTCTAAATCCTTCTCCGTCAACTATTGTATTGTCTACTATATTGGCTACATATATTATATTTTCTAACAATTGTGTGTCACCCTATCTCTAAGCTCCGCTTTTTTTGCATCATTCCAACTGTCAACACCACCTACGAGGTATCCTGTTATCCTTTGAATAGTATCAATATTTGTACTACCACACTCAGGACATTCTGTTAAACCTTCTGTTGAATCTTCATAACCACAATCTTTACATCTATTTCTAGTATGGTTTACAGAACCATATCCTATGTTATATTTATCAATCAAATCTACTGTTTGCATTATAACAGCAGGATTGTGTGTAGCATCTCCATCAAGTTCTACATAGAATATATGTCCACCACGCTCCAAGTCATGATAAGGAGCCTCTATCCTAGCCTTATGCTCTATTGAACACTTATACCAAACTGGTATATGTGAACTGTTTGTATAGTATTCCTTATCTGTTACGTCCTTTATTATACCAAATTCTGCTCTATCTTTTTTTACAAATCTTCCACTTAATCCTTCTGCTGGAGTTCCAAGCAAGCTATAATTCAAGTCATAAAATTCTGATTTTTCTTTTATCTTATTGTACATGAATTGAACAATTTGTAAACCTAACTCTTGTGATTCTTCACTTTCGCCGTGATGTTTTCCAGTTAATGCGATTAAAGCCTCTGCAAGACCAATAAATCCAATACCCAAAGTACCATGCTTCAAAATATTTTCAAGTGTATCATTAGGATTTAATTCCTTACTGCCCATCCACATTCCAGACATAAGAAGTGGAAATTGCTTTTTAAATGCAGTACATTGGAATTTATATCTGTCATATAACTGTTCAGAAGTGACATCAATGCACTTTTGAAGATTTTTAAAGAAAGTATTAATTCTTTCCTTTTTACTTTCTATATTCATGCATTCAATAGCTAATTTAACTATATTGATTGATGAAAAAGATAAATTTCCTCTACCTATAGATGTTTTTTTACCGTGCCTATCTTCAAATACTCTTGTTCTACATCCCATTGTTGCAACTTCTTTTTCAAATCTTCTTGGATCATTAGCATCCCACTCATCATTTTGATTAAATGTCGCATCAAGATTTAAAAAGTTAGGGAAAAATCTTTTTGCAGTAACTTTACACGCTAATTTATATAAATCATAATTCTTATCCTCTGACAAATAATTTGCTCCTCTTTTTTTCTTCCATATTTGAATTGGAAAAATAGGAGTCTCGCTATTGCCAACACCTTGATAAGTACTATTTAAAATTTCTCTTATAATACATCTTCCCTCAGCACTTGTATCTGTACCATAATTTATTGAGCTAAATACAACCTGATTTCCACCTCTTGAATGAATTGTATTCATATTGTGAATGAAAGCTTCCATCGCTTGGTGAACTCTTTTTACTGTATTGTTAATAGCTTGCTGCCCATATCGTGGCTTATCTTTTAGTTCACCAAGTGGCTTATCAATATAATCTTCAATATCAATATTATATAAATCTTCAAGACCTATATCTAATAGTTGTTCAATTTTTTTAACTTCTTCAATATAAGTAAGTCTTACATATGGTGCAAGATAAAAATCAAATGCTGGTATAGCCTGCCCACCGTGCATTTCATTTTGAATTTGCTCCATAGATATACATCCAATAATTGAAGCTGTTTCTATTCTTTTAGCAGGTCTGCTTGAACCATGGCCAGCCCTAAATCCATTTTCTAATATATAGTCAAGTGGATGATGTAAACAAGTCAATGATTTAGTAGGATAGTAATCCTTGTCATGTATATGTAGATAATTATTTTTTACATATTGGTATGACTGCTCTGATAATAAACAATCATCAACAAATGGCTTTGAACTTTCACTCGCGAATTTCATCATCATTCCTGCAGGTGTATCTGCATTCATGTTAGCATTTTCTCTTGTAACTTCATTAGGAACAGCATTTACAATATCCATATAAATATCATACTGCTTACGTCCCCTTGCAATATTTCTCTTATTTCTATATATTATGTACTCTCTAGCTACATCTTTTCTTTTACTAGACATAAGCTTATTCTCTACTAAATCTTGTATTTTCTCTACCGTTATAGTGTCTTTTACGCTATCTGCAATATCCTGAGATATTTTTTTAGCTAATTCTATATCCAACCCCTTAACTGTATGATTCATCGCTTTTAATATAGCATCTGTAATTTTAGATTTATTAAATTCTATTAATCTTCCATCTCTTTTAATAACATTCATTAATATTCTCCCTCCTAATTCCCGTAAAAAAGTTGTCCTCCAATTATAAATATTAAGGTCAACTATAAATTCTTATTTTATATAAGAAATTCCGCAAAACCGCATAACACTATATATTGTGTTGCAACAAATTTAATATACCATATATTGTGGACAATGTAAATGCTTTAATGAATAATTTCGATATGATATATGTTTATATATTGTATAACTTTGTTATATTGGTGGTCAAGCAATAATATATTACATTAATTTTAGAATTTTTGTATTGACTTAAATTAAAGCAAAAAAAATCCACAAAGAACATTACTTTGCGGATTTTTATTATTAAAACAAGTTATTATATTGATTTGGCACTAGTGTATTTCTCTTTATTCCTTCAATTTTTTCCAAATATTCTTCTACTTGTTTTATATCATATACTTTTTTATCAACTCTATTTAATTTTTTAAATAATTTTTTCAACTAAATTCCTCCCTTTATGTCATGTTTGTAAATTGACTTCATAAATTCTTACCTCATGAAGCCTATAACATATTTTTACTAATTCCTGTTTTCTTTCTATCGGAGCTTCAAAATTAAAGTCTCTTATTCCATATATGCATCCTATGGCATTTGTGTTAACATATTTTTTAATTATTTCATTATCTGGCATTCCTTTAATAAATGCATTTAAGTATGCTTCTTTAAATATCATTTTAATATCTCCAATCTACAATTTTATAAATTGTTTTTTTCAATGTATTATTTAAAGCTATTTTATCATTTTCTTCAAACCTTATTTTTTTATAAAAACATCCCAATTGATGATTCGGTTTCTTTTAAAAACTTGTATCCTAACTTGTTATATACAGATAAAGCTCTTTTGTTTGAACTCCACACTTCTAGTCTTGATTCGTTAACGTGTAGTTCCTTTAGCTTAGCAAACGTTAACTTCAATAAATTTTCACCGATGCCTTTTTTGCGAACAGCTTTTGAGACAAACAAATCATCAATCCAACCATACTTTATATTTTCCTCACCATTTTTTACTATAACAACAACATTTCCTACAATTTTACCTTTATGCTTAGCAGCTATGCTAACCCATTCAGTTTTATCTTTAATTTCCTTTAAGCCATCAATCGAATAACCACCATTGAACACCTTATTTTGCTCTTCAACTAATTGTTGCATATCAGTTTTATCTTCAAAATCAAGATTTACAAATTCAATATCATCAATTATTGAAATATTAAATTTTTCTTCATTTATTTCTTTTCTTATGATATACATACCTTCATCGTGCTTAAAGCCTTCTTTAGATGAGTAATATTCAATATTTTCTTTATTATCTGAAAAACAACAATGATAAAATTTAACGTCTAAATCTTCATTTTCTCTTTTTATATTTCTTGCGCGTTTTAGCAACTCGTCAAACATTAAATCCTTAATTACTTTTTTGTCCTTAATGTCTTTAACATCTATATCGATATAAATATTCAATCTTTGCTTATCATGTATATCAGATTCCATAAAAGGTGATATAATAGCCTCTCCAACTAGGGCATTATTTTCGTCATATGCTTCTATAAAATTTTTTCTTTCACTATTTTTAATTGTATACATAGTAAATTGCTCCTTAATTATTAATATATTTTTATTGCCTTAAACACCATAATTCTTGGATATTCTGTTTCTAATAATTCTTCTTCATTATTTATTACCTCATAATTTATTTTTAACTGGTGAAACTTTTCTACTAACATTCCGCAATCAGAAAGTTTATTTATGTAATCACCAATTGTTCTTCTATATGTTATAAATTCAAAACTATCATTATCTTCCCACTTCCAAATTACCTCACCTGTATAAAAATATGATTGCTGTTCCTTTTCTTCATTCCACAAGTATTTTGATGCAACACTAAAAAAAGTAGCATCGTCTAAACTAAATACTAATATTTCCTTATATTCTATATTATTCCACTAACATTTAAAAATTGCAACATTAAATGTCCGCATATGCATCCTATGGCATTTATGTTAACATATTTTTTAATTATTTCATTATCTGGCATTCCTTTAATAAATGCATTTAAGTATGCTTCTTTAAATATGAAACCTTGTTTTTTATACCATCTATTTGATGGTACATCATACTGAGTCCAAACTTCTATTCGCTTTATCCCTTTTTTTGAAAGTATAATTTTTGCCTTATCATACTTTTCTTTTTCTTTTTTTATATCATCAAAGTATGATGAATCTAAGAATGAAATTAGTCTACATCTAACCCATTGTATTTCGTATGTATTATATGGTTTATCTATTATATAACAAATTCTCTATTTAAAAATTCTTCTACATTGCCTTTTTATCTTCTTTATTATTTATTATAACTTAATACCATCAACTTTACCTTCTAATAGCCAATAGAATGGAAAAGAAAAATGTATACTGTTAAATACTAGCCTATCCTCTTTGTTTAAAATTACTGCAGTCATTCTTATCGGACAAGTATAATTATATCCCGATGAACATTCCTTAAGTACATATGCTATACTTCTTTGAATAGAAAACAATTTTTCTTTTGATGCTAAATTAGACTCAAATAGATTTCCTAATTCCTCCATACAACACTCAACAAGCTCCTCTTCAGTAAATTTCTGTTTTAAAATACCATTTGCCATTATCCAAGTTATTTTTCCCGATTTAGAAACTACAGTTTGTTCCATATTTATTGCAATATTATTTATATTACTTTCGTTAAAAAACTCTCTAATCATATCAGTACCATTATAAAATTGGTTATCTGGCCCTATAACATATGGCAAACTCTCTATTCCAAAATACTTACCCACTAAATCGTTTGAAATCTGTTTTTTACACATACATTCATTCTCAAAATCATTTAAAAACTTCTCCATATCTTTAGAAATAACATTCTCTCTACTAATACTAGCTTTTTGTTCATTGTATCTTTCTATACATTCATTTGAATTTTCAAATCGTTCGTCAGGAAAATTTGCCTTAGACATAGAAAAGTGAAGGTGTTTAATTTTCCAATTGTCTTCATACTTTACTAAAACTCCACTCAAACACAATGGCCATAAATATTCTCTCTTACTTTCATCACGTTTGTGGTAGGTTAATGCTAAAACCCAATTAATAAAGGTTAATTTTTGCTTACATGTAAGTTCTTGATTATTAAAGCTATTTTTTATAAACTCCAAATATCTGTTATCTCTTTCTTCTGAGTCTTCAAATACATGCTTAACATAACCACTAGTCGAAAACCATGCTACCTCCCCTTCAGTTGATATACGCATATTTTCACAATCTATATTTAAATCACCCCAGTATTTCCAATCACCTTCAATCAACTCCCTTACATCATATTTACCTAAAAATATTTCTCCTATAGCAGTACCTAGTACCGATATATCATCCATATCTAAAAAAAGTTCTTCAATAAAAGAATCTACATTTTCTAAATTTCTCTCTTTATATCCCTGTTGAAATTTTATTAATACATTTTTAATATCATCATACTTCCCTAATTTCATACAACAATTTCCCCTTTATTTTAAATCTACCTCTATTGTTCAATTAAGTTTTGTATTGCAAATTTATTTATTATTGTTCCTCACCTATATTTTGTATACTCTATATCTAAAGATTTATAACAAACTATAGATATAGAAACAGTAAATATTTTTATATATGTTAATAATGTCCTGTTATTGGTGTATTCTTAGTTTTGTGTTTGCGATTAAGATCATACTTTTGCCAATATACTCTTTTCTCATTATATCTACTTCTGCCTTCTTTTTGGTCAGCGGGATATCCTACATAAACTATGGCTAACGGAATAACATAATCAGGTATATCTAGTACTTTTTTACTCTGTTTTACATTACTCTCTAGTGGATAAACTCCAATCCATACGGGACCAAGCCCAATGGCTGAGCATTTGCCACTGTTGGTGCTGAAAATGCGGCATGTAACAATATATCAATTTGTTCTTCACCCACAGCTTCATCTGTAAATTGTCTTATACTTCTTCGATTATAAATTGCATCTAACGTATTCAAATAAACACTTCCTTAATCATCTATATCAAACATTGATGGGAATGTAATTACTCCTAAGTTGTTATCACTTGTCTTTGCTTCTTGTATATATTGTTCTAATAATTTGTTCTCATTATCTATTACTTTCATCATTAAATAATCACTTGTTCTAATTTTTTCTTCTACACAAATATTTTCATTATTATCAAAAATCATTAAAGTATTTTTTAAAGGTAGTGATAAAATAACTTCTCCATTTGTACGTTTAAACTTATTCTTCATTATATATGAAATTATTTTTTCAGCATTGTTATCTTCTGCTAAAATTTCTTTTACTTCTAATGGGTATGTATTTCTATATCTAATATAACCAAGTAGCTTTTTTCCTTCGTATATCATTGATGAACGATAAATCGGTGAATAATTAAACCACTGGCTAATAGTATCTCCCAGGTATGTAGCTAATCGGTCATCCTTATGAACACTTTCCCAATGTTTTTTTATCCAATCTAAATCGGTACTTTTGACAGGCTTTTCTAATATTTCATCTGTATCAATTTTTTCTACATTTAAAGTAATTTTTGTTCCTGATAATGCAAACATTTTGTTTTCATATCCAAATTTAGGATAATAGTCTTTATGTCCGCATACAAGTGCTATTGATACACCTTTTTTTTGAAGTATTTTGTGTGCCTCATTTAAAAGCATGCTTCCTATACCTTCTTTTTGTAAATTAGTCTCTACGCATAGTGGTGCTAAATATGCACCTAGTATTTTTTGTTTCATAATAACCATTGGAAATATTGAAAACAAAGCATGCCCTACTATTTGTCCATCTAATTCAGCCACAATTGACAAGTCTTTATCATAATATTGACTATGTCTAAGCAAAGATACCGTAAGTGGCTCAGATTTATAGTCATTAGGATGCCAATCACAAAAAGAATTGTAATTTAGATTTGCTATTTTATTATAATCCTCAGGTTTTTCACTTCTTATATTTATATTCATTTTTATCACTCCTTTAAATTTCTCTATGTCAAGGTATTGTGCCACTTGAAAAAGAATAATTCCAAAAAAACTATCTAATATACTTCTCAAGTATTAATAATGCCTTTTCGTAATTGTTATTTTCATACCCTCCAA contains these protein-coding regions:
- a CDS encoding ABC transporter ATP-binding protein, whose translation is MECITVNNLIKKYNKTKAVDDISFSVEEGKITAILGPNGSGKSTTIKSICNLIVPDSGQIKIFGKANKKSINRIAALFEGTRNLYWRLTPVENLKYFAGLRGLGGKKINAKIDELMDFFNLSDKKNTLVNKLSRGMQQKVAIAMTLVCDTDILILDEPTLGLDVESCIDIKNSLKQISTKLHKTVLLSTHDMNFVEETCDNVIILDNGKIIANDSMNNLMDMFKNMTYEISLNGILTNEKMQFLKNTQYNFYIDNNLDNIDKIEVDILDLEKIYDIIELLKSQNILIKEIKQCYINFERVYLNLTRGGNN
- a CDS encoding anaerobic ribonucleoside triphosphate reductase, whose translation is MLMNVIKRDGRLIEFNKSKITDAILKAMNHTVKGLDIELAKKISQDIADSVKDTITVEKIQDLVENKLMSSKRKDVAREYIIYRNKRNIARGRKQYDIYMDIVNAVPNEVTRENANMNADTPAGMMMKFASESSKPFVDDCLLSEQSYQYVKNNYLHIHDKDYYPTKSLTCLHHPLDYILENGFRAGHGSSRPAKRIETASIIGCISMEQIQNEMHGGQAIPAFDFYLAPYVRLTYIEEVKKIEQLLDIGLEDLYNIDIEDYIDKPLGELKDKPRYGQQAINNTVKRVHQAMEAFIHNMNTIHSRGGNQVVFSSINYGTDTSAEGRCIIREILNSTYQGVGNSETPIFPIQIWKKKRGANYLSEDKNYDLYKLACKVTAKRFFPNFLNLDATFNQNDEWDANDPRRFEKEVATMGCRTRVFEDRHGKKTSIGRGNLSFSSINIVKLAIECMNIESKKERINTFFKNLQKCIDVTSEQLYDRYKFQCTAFKKQFPLLMSGMWMGSKELNPNDTLENILKHGTLGIGFIGLAEALIALTGKHHGESEESQELGLQIVQFMYNKIKEKSEFYDLNYSLLGTPAEGLSGRFVKKDRAEFGIIKDVTDKEYYTNSSHIPVWYKCSIEHKARIEAPYHDLERGGHIFYVELDGDATHNPAVIMQTVDLIDKYNIGYGSVNHTRNRCKDCGYEDSTEGLTECPECGSTNIDTIQRITGYLVGGVDSWNDAKKAELRDRVTHNC
- the nrdG gene encoding anaerobic ribonucleoside-triphosphate reductase activating protein, producing MLENIIYVANIVDNTIVDGEGFRTSLYVSGCDIHCEDCHNKDWWDMKKGTPMTIEEAYEKINYDFTNITFIGGEPMMQAKSLTKLAKKIKKDTNKTIWLYSGHTYEEIVECADFYGLLRQCDVLVDGKFEKQYFKNNLKFRGSTNQRIIDIKKTLAKNEIVLWYDEFCIN
- a CDS encoding GNAT family N-acetyltransferase → MYTIKNSERKNFIEAYDENNALVGEAIISPFMESDIHDKQRLNIYIDIDVKDIKDKKVIKDLMFDELLKRARNIKRENEDLDVKFYHCCFSDNKENIEYYSSKEGFKHDEGMYIIRKEINEEKFNISIIDDIEFVNLDFEDKTDMQQLVEEQNKVFNGGYSIDGLKEIKDKTEWVSIAAKHKGKIVGNVVVIVKNGEENIKYGWIDDLFVSKAVRKKGIGENLLKLTFAKLKELHVNESRLEVWSSNKRALSVYNKLGYKFLKETESSIGMFL
- a CDS encoding ATP-dependent helicase: MDLLRGLNEKQREAASHDLGPILVIAGAGTGKTRVLTHRISNLINTGKARPGEILSITFTNKAAKEMKERISQLIDYNVDRMWIGTFHSICVRILRRDIERLGYDRNFVIYDTDDQKNLIKTCIKELNLDTKKYNANTIKGVISNEKNLRNTPEKYMTENFANFVLRNYGEVFSLYEKKLKICNALDFDDLILKALKLLQTNSDIKEYYQERFKYILVDEYQDTNNVQYNLVKILGKKSNGQNNVFVVGDDDQSIYGWRGADISNILDFEKDFENAKVVKLERNYRSTSIILNAANSVIKNNFNRKGKELYTDDDDGDLITLINTDNEKEEAFMIASNIKKEYDKNDIPYSEIAILYRANAQSRALEEGLITLGIPYKIVGGLKFYGRKEIKDIMAYLMLIQNSRDDINFMRIINLPRRKIGPKAIASLSQYATEQQISLFEACYDAKELEIPAAGIRGIESFIQVMEMLMVKKDVLSLYEFIEAVYKDTKYEKMIEEDQSIEGMSRLENIQEFLSAAKDFEERYEENALEDFLAHVALLSDTDKTDETENERVTLLTVHSAKGLEYDVVLVAGLEEMTFPIIRDGGIDEDLEEERRLFYVAATRAKKRLYLSYSNERMVYGRHEMRGPSRFIEEIPAKYLDRPVSKPYSKESKYKKSSGDFDDYFNDGEMSFNSFSKSKKKNHKNSLFTGNSFINEDIKVRDVYDDLKAEDLKSNLDDISNSGIKEISIDQYLQEQPVKQTTNLKSDKMMIGDKIKHKAWGIGTIVSLVGEGKDLKATIAFDEKGLKTVMMSFAPIEKI